The Desulfovibrio legallii genome window below encodes:
- a CDS encoding chemotaxis protein CheW has product MTQTTTPAAGASPTATSQTAADQAAAHKGDLLQLVTFHIADEEFGVDILAVQEIIRPIQITMVPHAAAYIEGVINLRGKVIPVINMRTRFNLPPVERDSRTRIVVMEFDQKIVGFLVDGVSEVLRIPASTVEAAPPVVCGVGSEYIRGVGKLDDRLLILLDLDTLLSDTKAEVG; this is encoded by the coding sequence ATGACGCAAACCACCACCCCCGCCGCCGGCGCATCGCCGACGGCCACCAGCCAGACCGCCGCCGACCAGGCTGCCGCCCATAAAGGCGACCTGCTGCAGCTGGTCACGTTCCATATTGCCGACGAAGAATTCGGCGTGGACATCCTTGCGGTACAGGAAATCATCCGCCCCATACAGATCACCATGGTGCCCCACGCGGCCGCCTACATTGAAGGCGTCATTAATCTGCGCGGCAAGGTCATCCCGGTCATCAACATGCGCACCCGCTTCAACCTGCCGCCGGTAGAACGCGACAGCCGCACCCGCATTGTGGTCATGGAATTTGACCAGAAAATCGTGGGCTTTCTGGTGGACGGCGTTTCCGAAGTGCTGCGCATTCCCGCCTCCACGGTGGAGGCCGCGCCCCCCGTGGTCTGCGGCGTGGGCTCGGAATACATCAGGGGCGTGGGCAAGCTGGACGACCGGCTGCTGATTCTGCTTGACCTGGACACGTTATTGAGCGACACGAAGGCCGAAGTGGGTTAG
- a CDS encoding response regulator, with protein MSIRGLIRIANITQLILLAVLATGLIWLARGQHTLNGMVHEFSHLESLLGELGDSVQQTYADALAFVVTGDKASLEAWQHNLQVAQGEAPRPQSSRLAPGQTVSLNALAEGLILPPGVLDQVRALLNETAQLAYLTEATVGRAMGEARAEGRPPDPEGARRMLRSTGLDRLPLELESRMRALRERWRGDFLNEMKARQASLLPLLAAVLAGLSLLAVSAVINIYVCHTRVVRPLRAVNRYAAAVAAGEDPPPLRLRHQDELAGMFATLQHMQATLQARINALKAAELTARNNRKQAVQARTQALTSLELAQRASRVQDDFLRRISHEIRTPLNAIIGMSYLSLQTELSGVQRDYLAQINKSGSVLLDMVNRILDFSSASEGHVQLEPQPFVLARFVELLRQSVAGAALEKKLDLRFVLDPALPATITGDECHLEEVLRILLDNAVRYTSRGVVECRAQPAPPSEDPLAASAPDRLRLRFVVADTGPGMDAQQLCTVFDPFTPGDESLTRADSGLGLGLALARQLVHLMGGDLQVESVPGKGTTFSFALDFARPQTLAAEPDPAPNPTQLRPVVLVVDDNEINAQISRELLLRAGLEVRLANNGQEALETVRQGGVDVVLMDVQMPVMDGLEATRRIRALGHTPHSLPVIAMTAHTDAASRHDGKAVGMNDYLTKPVDPTALYDALCRWLPGGLPCCPDTGTAPVGPTPDASSPDKTTATASAGDDEKIAPDAARPDATPSDPPINFEAGLATVGGNNGLYSDLLLRFMEHYGDSPRELEALLAAGDYRAAARLAHTVKGVAANLGVERIRKLTTEMEANLPHSAPPQELMTDFAHSMAEALAQISTLQRHGDATTGGQRRLSAARLEALHEVLETLPERMVTDWGGAEAALARFAPLTQGTPYAGDVTDILHRLRDFDTEGMARRANLLLERLENPAPSPEEAPQS; from the coding sequence ATGAGCATCCGTGGTCTGATCCGCATAGCCAACATCACCCAGCTGATCCTGCTGGCCGTGCTGGCCACGGGGCTGATCTGGCTGGCGCGGGGCCAGCACACGCTTAACGGCATGGTACACGAATTTTCTCACCTTGAAAGTCTGCTGGGCGAACTGGGCGATTCGGTGCAGCAGACCTACGCCGATGCCCTGGCCTTTGTGGTCACAGGCGACAAAGCCAGCCTGGAGGCCTGGCAGCACAACCTGCAGGTGGCCCAGGGGGAAGCCCCGCGACCGCAAAGCTCGCGCCTTGCGCCAGGGCAAACAGTTTCTCTCAACGCCCTAGCCGAAGGCCTTATCCTGCCGCCGGGAGTTCTGGATCAGGTTCGCGCACTGCTCAACGAAACAGCCCAACTCGCCTACCTTACGGAAGCCACCGTGGGCCGCGCCATGGGCGAGGCCAGGGCCGAAGGCCGCCCGCCGGATCCGGAAGGCGCGCGGCGCATGCTGCGCAGCACGGGACTGGACCGCCTGCCCCTGGAGCTCGAAAGCCGCATGCGCGCACTGCGCGAACGCTGGCGCGGGGACTTTCTGAACGAAATGAAGGCGCGCCAGGCCAGCCTTTTGCCTCTGCTGGCCGCCGTGCTGGCGGGCTTGAGCCTGCTGGCCGTGAGCGCTGTGATCAATATCTACGTCTGCCACACCAGGGTGGTGCGGCCCCTGCGGGCCGTCAACCGCTACGCGGCCGCCGTGGCCGCGGGGGAAGATCCGCCCCCCCTGCGCCTGCGCCACCAGGACGAACTGGCCGGCATGTTCGCCACCCTACAGCACATGCAGGCCACCCTGCAGGCCCGCATCAACGCGCTCAAAGCCGCAGAGCTCACGGCCCGCAACAACCGCAAGCAGGCCGTGCAGGCCAGAACTCAGGCGCTCACCTCCCTGGAGCTGGCCCAGCGGGCCTCCCGCGTGCAAGATGATTTCCTGCGCCGCATCAGCCACGAAATCCGCACGCCCCTCAACGCCATCATCGGCATGAGCTACCTGAGCCTGCAGACAGAGCTCAGCGGCGTGCAGCGCGACTACCTGGCGCAAATCAACAAATCCGGCAGCGTGCTGCTGGACATGGTCAACCGCATTCTCGACTTTTCCAGCGCCAGCGAAGGCCATGTGCAACTGGAGCCGCAGCCCTTTGTGCTGGCCAGATTCGTGGAGCTGCTGCGCCAGAGCGTGGCCGGCGCGGCTCTGGAAAAAAAACTGGACCTGCGCTTTGTGCTCGACCCCGCCCTGCCCGCCACAATCACGGGCGACGAGTGCCATCTGGAAGAAGTTCTGCGCATCCTCCTGGACAATGCCGTACGCTACACCAGTCGCGGCGTAGTGGAGTGCCGGGCGCAGCCCGCCCCCCCGTCTGAAGATCCCCTTGCCGCCTCCGCGCCCGACAGGCTGCGACTGCGCTTTGTGGTGGCCGATACCGGGCCGGGCATGGACGCCCAGCAGCTCTGCACCGTGTTCGATCCCTTTACCCCCGGCGATGAATCCCTCACCCGCGCGGACAGCGGTCTGGGCCTGGGCCTGGCCCTGGCCCGGCAGCTGGTGCACCTCATGGGCGGGGATCTGCAGGTGGAAAGCGTCCCCGGCAAAGGCACGACCTTTTCCTTTGCCCTGGACTTCGCGCGGCCCCAGACCCTTGCGGCAGAGCCGGACCCGGCCCCGAACCCGACCCAGCTGCGCCCCGTGGTCCTTGTGGTGGACGACAATGAAATCAACGCGCAAATTTCCAGGGAGCTGCTTCTCCGGGCGGGTCTGGAAGTGCGTCTGGCGAATAACGGCCAGGAAGCGCTGGAGACGGTACGCCAGGGCGGCGTGGACGTGGTGCTTATGGACGTGCAGATGCCGGTTATGGACGGCCTGGAGGCCACCCGCCGCATCCGCGCCCTGGGGCATACGCCGCACAGTCTGCCCGTCATCGCCATGACCGCCCACACGGACGCAGCCTCGCGCCACGACGGCAAGGCCGTGGGCATGAACGACTATCTGACCAAACCCGTGGACCCCACCGCCCTCTACGACGCCCTGTGCCGCTGGCTGCCCGGCGGGCTGCCCTGCTGCCCCGACACGGGCACGGCGCCTGTCGGGCCCACGCCGGACGCGTCGTCTCCGGATAAAACCACGGCCACCGCCTCCGCCGGCGACGACGAAAAGATTGCCCCCGACGCCGCCCGCCCGGACGCCACGCCGAGCGACCCACCCATCAATTTTGAAGCCGGACTCGCCACTGTGGGCGGCAACAATGGCTTGTACAGCGACCTGCTGCTGCGCTTCATGGAGCACTACGGCGACAGCCCGCGCGAACTGGAAGCCCTGCTGGCCGCCGGCGACTACCGCGCCGCCGCGCGCCTGGCCCACACGGTCAAGGGGGTGGCCGCCAACCTGGGGGTAGAGCGCATCCGCAAGCTCACCACGGAGATGGAGGCCAATTTGCCCCACAGCGCGCCCCCCCAGGAGCTCATGACCGACTTTGCCCACAGCATGGCCGAAGCCCTGGCCCAGATCAGCACCCTGCAACGGCACGGCGACGCGACCACAGGCGGCCAACGGCGGCTGTCGGCAGCCCGGCTGGAGGCTCTGCACGAGGTGCTGGAAACCCTGCCAGAACGTATGGTTACAGACTGGGGCGGGGCCGAAGCGGCTCTGGCGCGCTTCGCCCCCCTGACCCAAGGCACGCCCTATGCCGGCGACGTGACGGACATTCTGCACCGACTACGCGATTTCGACACGGAGGGCATGGCCCGCCGCGCCAATCTGCTGCTGGAAAGGCTGGAGAACCCCGCGCCCAGCCCCGAAGAGGCCCCCCAGTCATGA
- a CDS encoding DMT family transporter gives MLSIRSSLLPHLALLTAMSFWGSTFVALRVALAALTPLQTMSGRMLVACLALLPVWPRLFRELRRNGHWALLLLMGLCEPCLFFLFETHALRLTTASQAGMVTALLPLLVAAAAYVALGERSGPRAWLGFALAVGGVVWLSGTARAGAAAPNPALGNLLEAAAMCCATGYTLLARRLSPFYSPLCITAVQAGVGLAFFSLLLCFVPESAARVDLGRNFPAWAAWACVAYLGGCVTFAGYGLYNLGVNRLSAGRAAAYTNLIPVFAMFFGMLLLDERLSPGQYGGAVCIVAGVLCSQWRGGAKEAT, from the coding sequence ATGTTGTCCATCCGGTCCTCCCTTCTGCCCCACCTGGCCCTGCTGACCGCCATGTCCTTCTGGGGTTCCACTTTTGTGGCGTTGCGCGTGGCCCTTGCCGCGCTTACTCCCCTGCAGACCATGAGCGGGCGTATGCTGGTGGCCTGCCTGGCCCTGCTGCCTGTCTGGCCGCGTTTGTTTCGGGAGCTGCGGCGCAACGGGCACTGGGCTTTGCTCTTGCTTATGGGGCTCTGTGAGCCCTGCCTGTTTTTTTTGTTTGAGACCCACGCCCTGCGCCTGACCACGGCCTCGCAGGCGGGCATGGTCACGGCCCTGCTGCCTCTGCTGGTGGCGGCGGCCGCCTACGTGGCTCTGGGGGAACGTTCCGGCCCGCGCGCGTGGCTGGGCTTTGCCCTGGCCGTGGGCGGCGTGGTCTGGCTGAGCGGCACGGCCAGGGCAGGGGCAGCCGCCCCCAACCCGGCCCTGGGCAATCTGTTGGAGGCCGCAGCCATGTGCTGCGCCACGGGCTATACTCTGCTGGCCCGTCGCTTGTCGCCGTTTTACAGCCCCCTGTGCATTACTGCCGTGCAGGCCGGCGTGGGGCTGGCTTTTTTCAGCCTGCTGCTCTGCTTTGTGCCCGAAAGCGCGGCGCGGGTGGACCTGGGACGGAACTTTCCCGCCTGGGCCGCCTGGGCCTGCGTGGCCTACCTGGGGGGCTGCGTGACCTTTGCCGGCTACGGTCTGTATAATCTGGGGGTTAACCGGCTTTCCGCCGGCCGCGCCGCCGCCTACACCAATCTGATTCCGGTTTTTGCCATGTTTTTCGGCATGCTGTTGTTGGACGAACGCCTCAGTCCCGGCCAGTATGGCGGCGCAGTCTGCATTGTGGCGGGGGTGCTCTGCAGCCAGTGGCGCGGCGGCGCGAAAGAAGCAACGTAG
- a CDS encoding response regulator receiver protein, with translation MSRNLVVQTRRPADLAAFVAGLETPGHSVALVSGLEDCKALLRTQPPDLMILDLGPEADARRAVMDLLLVNAAVPTAVLSPMPEEDFHEATEGLGILTALPLQPDAADAARLLQLLDKLA, from the coding sequence ATGAGCAGAAATCTTGTGGTGCAAACCCGCCGCCCCGCGGATCTGGCCGCTTTTGTGGCCGGGCTGGAAACGCCGGGGCACAGCGTGGCGCTGGTGTCCGGCCTGGAAGACTGCAAGGCGCTGCTGCGCACGCAGCCGCCGGACCTGATGATTCTGGACCTTGGACCAGAGGCGGACGCACGCCGGGCCGTCATGGACCTGTTGCTGGTCAACGCCGCCGTGCCCACCGCCGTGCTGAGCCCCATGCCGGAGGAGGACTTTCACGAGGCCACCGAAGGCCTGGGCATCCTGACGGCCTTGCCCCTGCAGCCCGACGCCGCAGACGCCGCCCGGCTGTTGCAGTTGCTGGACAAACTGGCCTGA
- a CDS encoding NifB/NifX family molybdenum-iron cluster-binding protein — MSKSVVAVPSALPGGMEAGMGMHFGHCDIYTIVEVEDGKVLGQSTLPPIPHQQGGCMAPVQYLAQHGVTALLAGGMGMRPLMGFNQMGIQVFFAGDQPNVGKAVEAFCAGRLAPFTVENTCGGGH; from the coding sequence ATGAGCAAGTCAGTGGTAGCCGTTCCTTCGGCGCTGCCCGGCGGCATGGAAGCCGGCATGGGCATGCATTTCGGTCATTGCGATATTTATACCATCGTGGAAGTGGAAGACGGCAAAGTGCTGGGTCAGTCCACCCTGCCGCCCATCCCCCACCAGCAGGGCGGCTGCATGGCCCCCGTGCAGTATCTGGCGCAGCACGGCGTCACGGCCTTGCTGGCTGGCGGCATGGGCATGCGTCCCCTCATGGGCTTCAACCAAATGGGCATCCAGGTCTTTTTTGCCGGCGACCAGCCCAATGTGGGCAAAGCCGTGGAAGCCTTCTGCGCGGGACGCCTCGCCCCCTTCACCGTGGAAAACACTTGCGGCGGCGGCCATTAA
- a CDS encoding ATP-binding protein: MPEIVVVSGKGGTGKTSLCAAFAALAHAERLGLALTDLDVDVPDLHILLDPRRISEEPFISGNTAVVDPARCTGCGQCVALCRFEAINLETGVAKVDPLACEGCGVCYSLCPDKAIAFPERHCGQWYVSETRLGPFVHAQLAPGAENSGRLVALLKTRTRELAAQRGLDWLLCDGSPGVGCPVISSLSGADLAVAVVEPTPAGKHDFTRVAELCAHFRIPVAVCINKADLNPEEATAIRTLAAQNGHTVVGELPFSPLVPQAMLRRRALTEDPSPLTAPLAAMWRGIRQLAATPRKPAAALTHL, from the coding sequence ATGCCTGAGATCGTCGTCGTCAGCGGCAAAGGGGGCACGGGCAAGACCAGTCTCTGCGCCGCCTTCGCGGCCCTGGCCCATGCAGAAAGGCTGGGCCTGGCGCTCACGGACCTGGATGTGGATGTGCCCGATCTGCACATTCTGCTGGACCCGCGCCGCATCAGTGAAGAGCCTTTCATCTCCGGCAACACGGCCGTGGTGGACCCGGCACGCTGCACGGGCTGCGGCCAGTGCGTCGCCCTCTGCCGCTTTGAGGCCATAAACCTTGAAACAGGCGTGGCCAAGGTCGACCCCCTGGCCTGCGAGGGCTGCGGCGTCTGCTACAGCCTGTGCCCGGACAAAGCCATAGCCTTTCCCGAACGGCACTGCGGCCAGTGGTATGTGAGCGAAACCCGGCTGGGCCCCTTTGTGCACGCCCAACTGGCCCCCGGAGCGGAAAATTCCGGCCGCCTGGTGGCGCTGCTCAAAACCCGTACGCGGGAACTGGCCGCTCAACGCGGGCTGGACTGGCTGCTCTGCGACGGCTCGCCCGGCGTGGGCTGCCCGGTGATCAGCTCCCTTTCCGGCGCGGATCTGGCTGTGGCCGTGGTGGAACCCACCCCGGCCGGAAAGCACGACTTCACGCGGGTGGCGGAGCTCTGCGCCCACTTCCGCATCCCCGTGGCCGTGTGTATCAACAAAGCGGACCTCAACCCGGAAGAAGCGACGGCCATCCGCACCCTGGCGGCGCAGAACGGCCATACGGTGGTCGGCGAGCTGCCCTTCAGCCCCCTGGTGCCCCAGGCCATGCTGCGCCGCCGCGCTCTGACCGAAGACCCCTCGCCCCTGACCGCCCCTCTGGCGGCCATGTGGCGCGGGATACGGCAGCTGGCTGCAACGCCCCGCAAGCCTGCCGCCGCGCTTACCCACCTCTAA
- a CDS encoding 4Fe-4S binding protein, translating into MRLLVASGKGGAGKTTVAASLLTQWGRPCLAVDADVEAPNLHLYLKPELAAPEPVYMEVPQVDPARCTACGACREICRFGAIAMLGGKAAFFAEMCHGCGGCFAVCPAQALTPGRRELGVLLQGVTKLAPTSRAFLMGRSRVGEAMTPPLLRALSARLEDLLPVAEDGETAPDVILDGPPGVSCPTMTVARKADAVLLVAEPTPFGVHDFRLAHAALEPLGRPTAVVLNRVGMAESDADAAELRRWCAGRSLPVLAELPFDREAAAAGARGLPPTLAPAPVGDDWRQRCTQLAARLQAFVKEAAHA; encoded by the coding sequence ATGCGCCTGCTGGTGGCCAGCGGCAAGGGCGGCGCGGGCAAAACTACCGTGGCCGCCAGCCTGCTCACACAGTGGGGCAGGCCGTGCCTGGCGGTGGACGCCGATGTGGAGGCCCCCAATCTGCACCTCTACCTCAAGCCGGAGCTCGCCGCGCCCGAACCGGTCTACATGGAGGTGCCGCAGGTGGATCCCGCCCGCTGCACGGCCTGCGGGGCCTGTCGGGAGATCTGCCGCTTCGGGGCCATAGCCATGCTGGGCGGCAAGGCGGCCTTTTTTGCTGAAATGTGCCACGGCTGCGGCGGCTGCTTTGCGGTCTGCCCGGCCCAGGCCCTGACCCCCGGCCGGCGGGAGCTGGGCGTGCTGCTGCAGGGCGTCACAAAACTGGCGCCGACGAGCAGGGCCTTTCTCATGGGCCGCAGCAGGGTGGGCGAAGCCATGACCCCGCCCCTGCTGCGGGCGCTCTCTGCACGGCTGGAAGATCTTCTGCCGGTTGCGGAAGACGGCGAAACCGCGCCCGACGTTATTCTGGACGGCCCCCCCGGCGTGAGCTGCCCCACCATGACCGTTGCCCGCAAGGCCGATGCAGTTCTCCTGGTGGCCGAGCCCACGCCCTTTGGCGTGCACGACTTTCGGCTGGCCCACGCGGCTCTTGAGCCTCTGGGCCGGCCCACGGCCGTAGTGCTGAACCGTGTGGGCATGGCGGAAAGCGACGCCGACGCGGCGGAGCTGCGCCGCTGGTGCGCCGGGCGGAGTCTGCCTGTACTGGCAGAGCTGCCCTTTGACCGCGAGGCCGCTGCGGCAGGCGCGCGCGGCCTGCCGCCTACCCTGGCCCCCGCCCCCGTTGGGGATGACTGGCGGCAACGCTGCACGCAGTTGGCAGCGCGGCTGCAAGCCTTTGTCAAGGAGGCCGCTCATGCCTGA
- a CDS encoding NifB/NifX family molybdenum-iron cluster-binding protein codes for MKIAVSSEGPGLESMVDPRFGRAAGFVLLDTETRQTTYLDNGASQMAAQGAGIQTAERLAQAGVTVVLSGFVGPKAFTALQAAGVAVFQDMDKGSVGQAVNLYESGKAAQAQGPNRAAGGRA; via the coding sequence ATGAAGATTGCCGTTTCCAGTGAAGGCCCTGGGCTGGAGTCCATGGTGGATCCGCGTTTCGGTCGGGCCGCCGGCTTTGTGCTTTTGGACACGGAAACCCGTCAGACCACGTATCTGGACAACGGCGCTTCGCAGATGGCGGCCCAGGGGGCCGGCATTCAGACGGCGGAGCGCTTGGCCCAGGCGGGCGTTACCGTGGTGCTCAGCGGCTTTGTGGGCCCCAAGGCTTTTACGGCCCTGCAAGCGGCGGGGGTTGCCGTGTTTCAGGATATGGACAAGGGCAGCGTGGGCCAGGCCGTTAACCTTTATGAAAGCGGCAAGGCGGCCCAGGCGCAGGGTCCCAACCGCGCCGCGGGCGGAAGGGCCTGA
- the hflK gene encoding FtsH protease activity modulator HflK yields MNWDWDKLQEKRQKQQGAQPPRPPHEPEPETEPREDEPRRARRSDFGGGRPSFGDNPFKKLSQLKPPRGKAVWLVGLAVLGLWLLSGIYIINPDEQGVVLRFGQYNRTEGPGPHYAWPVPIESVYKPQVTQVLRSEVGFRSVGQAATFQQGQLRTIPEEASMLTGDENIVNVQFSVQYKINDPVQYLFNVSAPTALVRNAAEAAMREVIGNSQIDSAITDGKLQIQSEATQLLQTILDRYGAGIRVLAVQLQDVHPPREVIDAFKDVASAREDKSRIINEAEAYRNELLPKARGQAAALRNEAQAYTATRVRAAEGEAARFDALRVEYEKAPKVTEQRLYYEAVEEILAASKDKVVLDGAAAGRALPYLNLPGFGAPVAPKALEKK; encoded by the coding sequence ATGAACTGGGATTGGGACAAACTGCAGGAAAAACGGCAGAAACAACAAGGCGCGCAGCCGCCTCGTCCGCCGCATGAGCCGGAACCCGAAACCGAACCGCGCGAAGACGAACCTCGCCGCGCCCGGCGATCCGATTTCGGCGGCGGCCGTCCTTCTTTTGGCGACAATCCTTTTAAAAAACTGTCGCAGCTCAAGCCGCCCCGCGGCAAAGCCGTGTGGCTGGTAGGGCTGGCCGTGCTGGGTTTGTGGCTGCTTTCCGGCATCTACATCATTAACCCCGACGAGCAGGGCGTGGTGCTGCGCTTCGGCCAGTACAACCGTACTGAGGGCCCCGGCCCCCATTACGCCTGGCCCGTGCCCATCGAAAGCGTCTACAAGCCGCAGGTCACCCAGGTGCTGCGCAGCGAGGTGGGCTTCCGTTCCGTGGGGCAGGCCGCCACTTTTCAGCAGGGCCAGCTGCGCACTATCCCCGAAGAAGCCTCCATGCTTACGGGCGACGAAAACATCGTCAACGTGCAGTTCAGCGTGCAGTACAAAATCAATGACCCCGTGCAGTATCTGTTTAACGTGAGCGCGCCCACGGCCCTGGTGCGCAACGCGGCCGAGGCCGCCATGCGCGAGGTTATCGGCAACAGCCAGATCGATTCGGCCATCACCGACGGCAAACTGCAGATCCAGAGCGAGGCCACCCAGCTTTTGCAGACCATCCTCGACCGCTACGGCGCGGGTATCCGCGTGCTGGCCGTGCAGCTGCAGGACGTGCACCCCCCGCGGGAAGTTATTGACGCCTTTAAAGACGTGGCCAGCGCCCGCGAGGACAAAAGCCGCATCATCAATGAGGCCGAGGCCTACCGCAACGAACTGCTGCCCAAGGCCCGCGGCCAGGCTGCGGCCCTGCGCAACGAGGCTCAGGCCTATACCGCCACCAGGGTGCGCGCCGCCGAGGGTGAGGCCGCCCGGTTTGACGCCTTGCGCGTGGAGTATGAAAAAGCCCCCAAAGTCACTGAACAGCGCCTGTACTATGAAGCGGTGGAGGAAATCCTCGCCGCCTCCAAGGACAAAGTGGTGCTGGACGGCGCTGCTGCCGGACGGGCCCTGCCCTATCTGAACCTGCCCGGTTTTGGCGCGCCCGTGGCCCCCAAGGCGCTGGAGAAGAAGTAA
- the hflC gene encoding protease modulator HflC, translating to MRRNPLALALVLLVLVVVVSQTFFTVHQTQKALVLQLGDPLQRVYGPGLHVKIPFIQNVVYFDARVLDYEARSREAFTVDKKAIVLDNYARWRIIDPLQFYRTMRSIPGAQARLDDVVYSQLRALVGAYTLTEVVSSHRAVIMKEVTNKVSALMHNYGVDVLDVRIKRTDLPSENQRAIFGRMRAERERQAKQYRSEGEEESTRIRSDADRQRAVILAEAARAAEVERGKGDAQAAAIYAEAYNRAPQFYAYQRWLATLRSSLKENSRIVLGTTAPLLNQQ from the coding sequence ATGCGCAGAAATCCTCTTGCTCTTGCCCTGGTGCTGTTGGTGCTGGTTGTGGTGGTAAGCCAGACGTTTTTCACCGTCCACCAGACCCAAAAGGCTCTGGTGCTGCAGCTGGGCGACCCCTTGCAACGGGTTTACGGCCCCGGCCTGCATGTGAAAATCCCTTTTATCCAGAACGTGGTCTACTTCGACGCCCGCGTGCTGGACTACGAGGCCCGCTCGCGCGAAGCCTTCACCGTGGACAAAAAAGCCATCGTGCTGGACAACTACGCGCGCTGGCGGATTATCGACCCCCTGCAATTTTACCGTACCATGCGCAGCATTCCAGGCGCGCAGGCGCGGCTTGACGACGTTGTCTACTCCCAACTGCGCGCTCTGGTGGGCGCGTACACCCTTACGGAAGTGGTGTCCTCCCACCGGGCCGTCATCATGAAGGAAGTAACCAACAAGGTTTCGGCCTTGATGCACAATTATGGCGTGGACGTACTGGACGTGCGCATCAAACGCACGGATCTGCCTTCCGAAAACCAGCGGGCCATTTTTGGCCGTATGCGCGCGGAACGGGAACGGCAGGCCAAACAGTACCGTTCGGAAGGCGAGGAGGAATCCACAAGAATCCGCTCCGACGCCGACCGGCAGCGCGCCGTCATCCTGGCTGAAGCCGCACGTGCGGCGGAGGTGGAACGCGGCAAGGGCGACGCCCAGGCCGCCGCCATCTACGCTGAGGCCTACAACAGGGCGCCCCAGTTCTACGCATATCAGCGCTGGCTTGCCACGCTGCGTTCTTCCCTTAAGGAAAACAGCAGAATAGTTCTTGGCACCACGGCGCCCCTGCTCAATCAACAATAG
- a CDS encoding LexA family transcriptional regulator has protein sequence MPAFAEIYERIKLATNSRTQVELAEVLDIRQSSISDAKRRNSVPGDWYMKLFEKFGLNPDWLKQGVGPMYLRTEQGYVPQDAPAALAESAAHYGDVLARSSVASLYDPLCAYADDQPRPELELVGKIALPLSFVRDGLTVLRLRADNMAPIMAGGAYVGVDTLDNEVVSGHVYAVFAPLEGVVLRRVFLNSTQDGYVLRSEAPDFPETSLTSELLRKRLLGRVAWVLQEI, from the coding sequence ATGCCTGCATTCGCAGAAATTTATGAACGCATCAAACTAGCCACCAACAGCCGTACGCAGGTGGAATTGGCCGAGGTGCTGGACATTCGTCAGTCCAGCATTTCCGATGCCAAGCGCCGTAATTCCGTACCTGGCGACTGGTATATGAAGCTGTTTGAAAAATTCGGCCTCAATCCCGACTGGCTCAAACAGGGCGTGGGGCCCATGTACCTGCGCACCGAACAAGGCTATGTGCCGCAGGACGCCCCGGCCGCTCTGGCTGAAAGCGCCGCCCACTACGGCGACGTTCTGGCCCGCAGCAGCGTAGCCTCTCTCTACGACCCCCTTTGCGCCTATGCCGACGACCAGCCCCGTCCGGAACTGGAGCTGGTGGGCAAAATTGCCCTGCCCCTTTCCTTTGTGCGTGACGGGCTTACCGTGCTGCGCCTGCGTGCCGACAACATGGCTCCCATCATGGCCGGCGGCGCGTATGTGGGCGTGGACACGCTGGACAACGAAGTGGTTTCCGGCCACGTCTACGCCGTGTTTGCCCCTTTGGAAGGCGTGGTGCTGCGCCGCGTGTTTCTCAACAGCACGCAGGACGGCTATGTGTTGCGTTCCGAAGCTCCGGACTTCCCCGAAACCTCCCTCACCTCCGAGCTCTTGCGTAAACGGCTCCTGGGTCGCGTGGCCTGGGTGCTGCAAGAAATCTGA